The following DNA comes from Poecilia reticulata strain Guanapo unplaced genomic scaffold, Guppy_female_1.0+MT scaffold_594, whole genome shotgun sequence.
cccccacacacacacacctatctAATTTGTCTGGCATTAAATACACATAGAAAGACATTTTCCATACACGCGTGCTCATGTGAGGCAGTTTAGAaagaaacacacatgcacacgctgCCCTGCCCCTCTAATGAAAAGGCAGGACATTGAGACAATTGTGCAGGGCAAACACTTGTGTAATTGCCGTTGAGAAACGGTCCTTGTCGCAGGCTGTCATCGATTGGTTGTTTGCTCACTTGTGTGGGAGGAGGCCTGAGCAGTTTCGGTCATTACTGGACTGGCCGTGGTAAGACTTTATTACCTTAATGTGGTTCGAGGTTTTTACTCCGGAGAGACAGGAGATTGCCACACTTTACTTGTGGCTTTACTAATAATAAAGTGTTTGCAAGACctgctgagagagagagagagagagcaaaaatTGTCAGAAGGTAATCAGTTATTTATGCTAGAGACTCTAAAATTCTTGGCTAACTACTCAAACTCACTGCAGGAAGTCTGGATTGTGATTAAGCACAATGAAGTTGGAGTCATCCAGGCATCATTATGAATGAAGTGCAGGAGTCCAGAAGTGCGTCACTGTGTAGTATACATCCATCCCCAGCAGATGGCCCCGCCTGCAAGTGCTTATTCAGGAGGGGAAGCGGTGACTTACAGGGGAGGGGGTGCCCTTTATTGATCTCATAGTTTGAGATGCAGCATGAAATGAACcatttttggaaactttttttcaaCTATTTATCGCCAGCGGTGCTACTGCATGTCCACCAGTTCACTCTGCCTCTTATTTGATTAATGACATCAATGCAAACTAGTGATGGCAAATGGTCCATATGACTGGTGAATTTTGTGAATGGAGCACTTAGTGACTGAGGAATGACGTCAGCACAAAAGTCGTATCTCTCAGCGGCGAGCCAAGTCCGAACCGAGGGGTCTAGAGGAGGCTTCCCATTGGCTCGCCGTAGCATCACGGCCCATGCGATTGGCTGCCGGCAGATAATTAAACACCTACACAGTCGATGCACAAATCCGAGTGGTGGGATATATAGGCTGGTGGTTGGCGCTTCATGCAACAGAGTCAAGAGTTGTTCTGCAAGTTGAGAGAAAGTCAACTTCTTGTTGTTTTGAACAGAGATTCAGAgagatttatatatatttatttttactgctggGTGATTACCATTGAAGGTGAGTGTTGACTTCCTTTATTGTCTCGATCAGTGGGTTGGGGTTGTATTTCGACTCTTTGGCTGTGGGATTAGAAGGGTGACAGCTGTTTGACTGGGTTGATGTGAATGAAATGAGGCTGGTTACCAGAAGCAGAAGATGTTGGGAAGCTCCCGTTTTCCTCTTGGGGACCAAAGACTCAGCCAAGTTGAAAAAAGAGGGAGGAAAGGTAGAAACGATGAGGAAGGAGATTtccagaaaaagcaaaaaaaataaaataataaattgctgAGGCGGTGCACTTcttgagaaagagaaaaatgggcAGAAGCTACCAGCTCaaagtgtgcgtgtgtgttgcagacaaaatgtgtgtgtgtgtgtgtgtgtgttagagtgCTGGAAGCTCATTACACTAATGCACTGGTCCCTTAGGGAGTTGGCAAGCTTGGAGTAACCCCCccagcaccaccaccacctctcTTTCACCCCTCCTCTTCCAGCAACTGCTACCTATATTGCAGAGTCTGGGACCCTTGCCTACCTCCCCCCTCctttctgaaacacacacacgtacacacacatttatgcaCACCCAGCTACCTGCAGGCATGTCGCACTCCAGTTCCCGCTGCGAATGACATGAGAGAACTACATGTCCTGTGCTCGCTGCTGGATATTTCGGAACAGTGCGTTTTGATGAACAAGAGTAGAACGCGGGGGGGGTGGCTGCCGTGTGTGTGAGGATGAGGAGACGTGGGAAGAGCTAAGCCAAGTTTGATAGGAACTCAagggtgtgggggggggaggaagaAGGGGCTCGGCGAGCAGCAAGTGCATTTGTTACACATGTTGCCTTGTAGATACAACAGTGCGCAAGATGCTGACAAGAGGGTTGGGGTGGGGATGTCTTCCTTCCTGTTGCAGGGGACCATGGTTATGTTGAAGATCTCAGCTTTCCTCGTTGCCTACGCCCTGGTCATCTGCCAGATGTACTGCTCACAAGCCGCCCCTGCCAGGTGAGACACGGCTCTTACGATTTACTTTTTGTTCAGGCGGCTGTCAAGCACTTGCAGTGATTTCTGGATTTAAAAGCAACGATGATATGACAAACAATTGGTTTCCTGGTTTTCAggagtttttctcttttaaaaaaactgtagtcttaaaaagtttttctagtcattatgtctttctttttgaGGAATTATCTGCAGCAACATTAATAGAAGCAGTAAAAGTTGACATACATAAATGTACATGTACAAGTGTTACGTTTTAGTATCAAATGTAAAGCATACTGTAAATTCAGCTAcacggcaaaaacacaaaatcttatacagtatttattttccagtctctaatgcaaatatcttggcaCACTTGGAAATAAGACAAGCTAAATTATAAgttatttttcagcaagatatagaagcttatttaaagtcagtaattccctaatattgatttaaaaaagtaacattgactgatttttctttttacttgtaacagaaaaatgtcttgttataaattaaataatctgccagtggaactagtacttttagTCAATACTAAGGAATTGCTAACCTAAAACAATTTCCTAttctttgctgaaaagtttcttgtaaattagttctcttatttaaagtgtatcaatatatttccacaaaaaactaaacaaaaaggtacttggtaagattttgtgtttttgcagagcaaGAATACATTCTGACATTTGacatatattacatttaaaaggtTGTTTTACTAATTCATGCAACTTGATAAAATGTAATAGAATAGAGGGTGGTTGATTTAATCACAACCTTGGATGTCTTAGTTGTAGCTAAACATCATGGTGCAAATAAAAGTCATAAAGTTaggaaagaaaacctgaaaaacatggaatttgttgcacaaaatgttACTGCACATCTATGCCGCTGTTTACATActattaataaaacacaaaaagaggaAGTTGTAATTCACTCCTGAGGGAGATAAATGAGATCTATATATCCATACGGAGCTCCATTCCAGCCACTCTCCCGAGCGTTCCTATGAAGCTATTGATTTTGTAATAAATCTAAAGCTTGTTGGAAATCAGCCCCCCTTTCTCAAATGGGGCACTTTCCGCAgattgtttccccccccccagccGATCCCCAACCCCTCCCTAGTGTTGGCCGCGAGCCCTCAAACTCAGGCGTCATTACTCTCCGAGGTGCTGATGTCTCCGCCTCCCCTTCCCATCCATCGTTTTTACCACCACCCCAAGATCTCACcccaacaaacacacacacgcaccctgGCATCTCGGGGCGGTCGTGGAGCCGTGTGAACTCTTAGACctcttcaaaatgttcaaaaccaGCTTTTGAGTTACTTAAATGCCCCATGAAATGTGTGACAAATGTCCAGCAGCTCCCTAAGGGGGTTAACTCCTGCCCCACTGACTGCTTGTCCCCTTGTTGTCCCCTGAACCGTCCCATGACAGACCAGGTCTAGAGTCCATGTCAGAACGAGTCACGCTCACGGACTACGAGGCGCGAAGGTTACTGAACGCCATCGTCAAGGAGTTTGTGCAGATGACGGCAGAAGAGATGGAGCAGCAGGCGACCGAGGGAAACAGGTACATCCCATTCTTGTTTCCTCAAATAAAGCTTTAATATTTCCTCACAGCAGAAGCAACTCACAGACGACTCGATTTCTAATGGAATAATGTAGTCGTCTCGATCATCaagttaatttcatttatatattaCCATGCCTTATTCTGGAGACTTACACAAATAGTGTGGTGGGTTTAAGAACAGATTTGTTCTAGAACTTTCTAGAACATGTTCTAGAATTATTAGACTACATTTTGTTCAGGTGACGACGTGGACAGGTCCTGAACTTGGCTGCTTTCAGCGAAAATGTAAACCGGACAGGTTGTTTTTAGATTGTTCCCACGTTTCACTCTCTGGTTTCATTCTAACACCACTGCTGATGCATCATCATCAGTCAGCTCTAGAGAGGTATGTACTTTTGGCAAAAccatagggggaaaaaaaaagttttttctttccacaacaaaatactaaaatggagaaattaaaaaaaaaatctgtattctCTGTCATGACCCTTTATCCCGCATGAAACAAGCCTGGTTTTGACTTTGTGTGAAGGGGTGAAAAACTGCCTGCTGGGCATGTGAAAAGCATATATTCACTTATCAGACCCcctcccccaaaaaaacaagtgtGCATGATGCCAGTTACAGTTATGGGAAGCTGCATGACTGTGGGAAGTGGatggattgtttttgttggtgtAAAAGATGCAGGATTTGTGGGAGACGGGGTTGGCGCATGACGGGACGGATGACGAGTTCTTTGAAtgtttcaaaaaagaaaagctggtgGCATGATGATGTATGAGGTTTGAGACGTTCCTGTTCCACTTTTGTTTATGCTGTGACGGCATGAGACAGAAATGCATGTGAGGTCAGAGCAGAGTGCGAGCGGAGGCTAGAGAAAAGACCAAAACGATGATGATTtctcttgcatgttttccctTACCTATGAgtcctttttttctctgcatgtcTTTTTCTGTGTGTCCCCTCCCCAACAGCATGGACAGGCCCCTAACCAAGCGCTGTTCCAACCTCAGCACTTGCGTGCTGGGCAAACTGT
Coding sequences within:
- the LOC103461098 gene encoding calcitonin-1-like isoform X1 translates to MLPCRYNSAQDADKRVGVGMSSFLLQGTMVMLKISAFLVAYALVICQMYCSQAAPARPGLESMSERVTLTDYEARRLLNAIVKEFVQMTAEEMEQQATEGNSMDRPLTKRCSNLSTCVLGKLSQELHKLQTFPRTNVGAGTPGKKRSAPEKDSYASYGETFDSI
- the LOC103461098 gene encoding calcitonin gene-related peptide-like isoform X2; protein product: MLPCRYNSAQDADKRVGVGMSSFLLQGTMVMLKISAFLVAYALVICQMYCSQAAPARPGLESMSERVTLTDYEARRLLNAIVKEFVQMTAEEMEQQATEGNSSVTAQKRACNTATCVTHRLADFLSRSGGIGNSNFVPTNVGAKAFGRRRRSTQM
- the LOC103461098 gene encoding calcitonin gene-related peptide-like isoform X3, which codes for MLPCRYNSAQDADKRVGVGMSSFLLQGTMVMLKISAFLVAYALVICQMYCSQAAPARPGLESMSERVTLTDYEARRLLNAIVKEFVQMTAEEMEQQATEGNSVTAQKRACNTATCVTHRLADFLSRSGGIGNSNFVPTNVGAKAFGRRRRSTQM
- the LOC103461098 gene encoding calcitonin-1-like isoform X4; translated protein: MVMLKISAFLVAYALVICQMYCSQAAPARPGLESMSERVTLTDYEARRLLNAIVKEFVQMTAEEMEQQATEGNSMDRPLTKRCSNLSTCVLGKLSQELHKLQTFPRTNVGAGTPGKKRSAPEKDSYASYGETFDSI
- the LOC103461098 gene encoding calcitonin gene-related peptide-like isoform X5; this translates as MVMLKISAFLVAYALVICQMYCSQAAPARPGLESMSERVTLTDYEARRLLNAIVKEFVQMTAEEMEQQATEGNSVTAQKRACNTATCVTHRLADFLSRSGGIGNSNFVPTNVGAKAFGRRRRSTQM